In Nicotiana tabacum cultivar K326 chromosome 21, ASM71507v2, whole genome shotgun sequence, one DNA window encodes the following:
- the LOC142175352 gene encoding uncharacterized protein LOC142175352 has protein sequence MGDDVENSPISAIGTNTPQITNVAAFAAGIALLDSSHPLYLHPSDSPGMPLVNTVFNGKGYGGWRRGILIALSTKNKVGFIDGTLIQPKISYDTFKSWARCNDMIISWLLNSLSKEIAESVLYSKTAKDIWNELE, from the coding sequence ATGGGAGACGATGTTGAAAACAGTCCTATATCTGCAATAGGAACTAACACCCCACAGATCACCAATGTTGCTGCTTTTGCAGCTGGGATTGCCCTCCTTGATTCATCTCACCCTCTTTATCTCCACCCTTCTGATTCCCCTGGTATGCCCCTTGTCAACACAGTGTTTAATGGAAAGGGGTATGGAGGTTGGAGAAGAGGGATTCTGATTGCTTTGTCTACTAAAAACAAAGTTGGTTTCATAGATGGAACCCTCATTCAACCCAAGATCTCTTATGATACTTTCAAGTCTTGGGCTCGCTGCAATGACATGATCATTTCCTGGCTATTAAACTCTCTGTCTAAAGAGATAGCAGAGAGTGTTCTCTACTCTAAAACAGCCAAAGATATCTGGAATGAACTAGAATAG